A section of the Mycolicibacterium anyangense genome encodes:
- a CDS encoding nuclear transport factor 2 family protein, whose translation MTDMADADAIEAIKQVKYRYMRALDTKHWDDFADTLTEDIIGAYGSSLGEEHHFTNRTELVEFMRKSMPAGVLTEHRVTHPEITLNGDEAEAIWYLQDRVIVPEYNFMLMGAGFYRDRYRKTPDGWKISKTGYDRTYEVTQSTENLNFTATAGKAVATTTT comes from the coding sequence ATGACCGACATGGCTGATGCGGATGCGATCGAGGCGATCAAGCAGGTTAAGTACCGCTACATGCGGGCCCTGGACACCAAGCACTGGGACGATTTCGCCGACACCCTGACCGAGGACATCATCGGGGCATACGGGTCGTCGCTGGGCGAGGAACACCACTTCACCAACCGCACCGAACTGGTGGAGTTCATGCGCAAGTCGATGCCCGCCGGCGTGCTGACCGAGCATCGCGTTACCCACCCGGAGATCACCCTCAACGGCGATGAGGCAGAGGCCATCTGGTACCTGCAGGACCGAGTGATCGTGCCGGAGTACAACTTCATGTTGATGGGGGCCGGGTTCTACCGCGACCGCTATCGCAAGACGCCCGACGGGTGGAAGATCAGCAAGACCGGATACGACCGCACCTACGAGGTCACGCAGTCGACGGAGAACCTGAACTTCACAGCGACCGCAGGCAAGGCAGTCGCAACGACGACGACGTAG
- a CDS encoding TetR/AcrR family transcriptional regulator: MKALGTPPTRQTLAPRKRGDDTRALIIDETVRCVVEEGFQAATAKHVAERAGVTWGVIQYHFGDRNGLLMAVVDEGVARLVEELSAAEIGDLDLHARIELVVDTAFRCYSSPTSLAAFEILRAMRGTHGQRARHHLLEINDAVNQLGRLICDDEGVAEVIWSALRGMVLVEMIVNSHLEWERERRLLVDMVTRYLQDR, from the coding sequence GTGAAAGCGCTTGGCACCCCGCCCACTCGGCAGACGCTCGCGCCACGCAAACGCGGCGACGATACCCGCGCACTGATCATCGATGAGACCGTGCGCTGCGTGGTCGAGGAGGGCTTCCAGGCGGCCACGGCCAAGCATGTCGCCGAGCGGGCCGGCGTCACCTGGGGCGTCATCCAGTATCACTTCGGCGACCGCAACGGGCTGCTGATGGCCGTGGTCGACGAGGGAGTGGCCCGGTTGGTCGAGGAACTGTCCGCGGCCGAGATCGGCGATCTGGACTTGCATGCGCGCATCGAACTCGTCGTCGACACCGCGTTCCGGTGCTACAGCAGCCCGACATCGCTGGCGGCGTTCGAGATCTTGCGAGCGATGCGCGGCACCCACGGCCAGAGGGCACGCCACCACCTCTTGGAGATCAACGACGCGGTCAATCAGCTCGGCCGGCTGATCTGTGACGACGAGGGCGTGGCCGAGGTCATCTGGTCGGCACTGCGCGGGATGGTGCTGGTGGAGATGATCGTCAACTCGCACCTGGAGTGGGAGCGTGAACGTCGGCTCCTGGTCGACATGGTCACCCGCTACCTCCAGGACCGCTGA
- a CDS encoding NAD(P)H-dependent amine dehydrogenase family protein: MTYRVVQWGTGAVGVEAIRGILDHPDLELVGVKVYSEDKVGRDAGELAGIDPLGIAAAKDVDTTGVDAVLYAPRHPTVDEAAAILASGANLITTAFAFHPARMPAADRDRLHQACVAGGSSLHGTGLNPGNLGAIIPIALAGMSRRIEHIKIQERADWSVYDSVEITFDQMRFGSPLDEVTTETAGPKFTSELFQQQVWLLGDALGLGVDDVGTELEVIPASVDRDICGRTLPAGAVAGQHWRWIGRCAGTPVVEVETLWTVGEPQPRHWPSPQHGWTVTIEGSPSMQAHLMTLASFRRDVPLAEHVRSASVATAMQAVNAIPAVCTAPAGFVTMADLPLRLFG, encoded by the coding sequence ATGACGTACCGCGTGGTGCAGTGGGGCACCGGTGCAGTGGGAGTGGAGGCGATCCGCGGCATCCTCGATCACCCCGACCTCGAACTGGTTGGCGTCAAGGTGTACTCCGAAGACAAGGTCGGGCGTGACGCCGGTGAACTGGCGGGCATCGACCCCCTCGGTATCGCCGCCGCCAAAGACGTCGACACCACCGGTGTGGACGCGGTGCTCTACGCGCCGCGCCATCCCACGGTTGACGAGGCCGCCGCCATTCTGGCCTCGGGTGCCAACCTGATCACCACGGCGTTCGCCTTCCACCCCGCCCGGATGCCGGCCGCTGATCGCGACCGCCTGCACCAGGCCTGCGTTGCGGGCGGCAGTTCGCTACACGGCACCGGCCTCAACCCGGGCAACCTCGGCGCGATTATTCCGATTGCGCTCGCTGGCATGTCGCGGCGCATCGAGCACATCAAGATCCAGGAGCGCGCCGACTGGTCGGTGTACGACAGTGTGGAGATCACCTTCGACCAGATGCGCTTCGGCAGCCCACTCGACGAGGTCACCACCGAGACCGCAGGCCCCAAGTTCACCAGTGAGCTTTTCCAGCAACAGGTTTGGCTCCTCGGAGATGCCCTCGGGCTTGGCGTCGACGATGTCGGCACCGAACTGGAGGTGATCCCCGCCAGCGTCGACCGCGACATCTGCGGACGCACCCTGCCCGCCGGTGCCGTCGCCGGTCAGCACTGGCGCTGGATCGGTCGATGCGCCGGCACCCCGGTCGTCGAAGTCGAAACCCTGTGGACCGTCGGCGAACCGCAACCCCGGCATTGGCCCAGCCCGCAGCACGGCTGGACGGTGACCATCGAAGGCAGCCCCTCGATGCAGGCCCACCTGATGACGCTCGCCAGTTTCCGCCGCGACGTCCCGCTGGCCGAGCACGTCCGCTCGGCCAGCGTGGCCACCGCGATGCAGGCGGTCAACGCCATCCCCGCCGTCTGCACCGCCCCGGCTGGCTTCGTCACCATGGCTGACCTGCCTCTGCGCCTGTTCGGCTGA
- a CDS encoding alcohol dehydrogenase catalytic domain-containing protein, whose product MATHRAVHVKSAGQPLELVDVDTSSPGAGHVRIAVSACGVCGTDHAFVNGGFPNLSWPVTPGHEIAGTIAEVGAGVEEFAVGDRVAVGWFGGNCNHCLPCRKGQFMQCVNGQIPSWHYPGGYAESVTAPATALARIPDGLSFAEAAPMGCAGVTTYNALRRTRAVAGDRVAVLGIGGLGHLGIQWARAMGFETIAIARGSGKSDDAKELGAHHYIDSTAGDVAEALQALGGAQVVLATAANSAAMAATVGGLAPQGELVIIGASPEELPIRPSDLIFGNYSVTGHPSGTAADIEDTMHFALLSGVRARIEEVSLEQAAEAYEAMDTGRARYRMVLTT is encoded by the coding sequence ATGGCAACCCACCGCGCAGTGCACGTCAAGTCGGCCGGACAACCGCTGGAACTCGTCGATGTCGACACCTCCTCGCCGGGTGCCGGCCACGTTCGCATCGCGGTCAGTGCATGCGGCGTCTGCGGCACCGACCACGCCTTCGTCAACGGCGGATTCCCCAACCTCAGCTGGCCGGTCACACCCGGGCACGAGATCGCGGGCACCATCGCCGAGGTCGGCGCCGGAGTCGAGGAGTTCGCCGTCGGTGACCGGGTCGCGGTCGGCTGGTTCGGCGGCAACTGCAATCACTGCCTGCCCTGTCGCAAGGGCCAGTTCATGCAGTGCGTCAACGGTCAGATTCCCAGCTGGCACTACCCCGGTGGCTACGCGGAGTCGGTGACGGCGCCGGCGACTGCGCTCGCCCGGATTCCCGACGGGCTGTCATTCGCCGAGGCGGCCCCCATGGGGTGCGCCGGGGTGACGACGTACAACGCGCTGCGGCGCACCCGTGCGGTGGCCGGGGACCGGGTGGCGGTGCTGGGCATCGGCGGCCTCGGTCATCTGGGGATCCAGTGGGCCCGCGCCATGGGCTTCGAAACCATCGCCATCGCACGCGGATCCGGAAAGTCCGATGACGCAAAGGAACTCGGCGCACACCACTACATCGATTCGACGGCCGGTGACGTCGCCGAGGCACTGCAGGCCCTCGGCGGAGCTCAGGTGGTGTTGGCCACCGCGGCGAACTCCGCGGCCATGGCGGCGACGGTCGGCGGGCTGGCACCGCAGGGAGAACTGGTGATCATCGGCGCATCCCCCGAGGAACTGCCGATCAGGCCGTCGGACTTGATCTTCGGCAACTACAGCGTGACCGGGCATCCGTCCGGTACCGCGGCCGACATCGAGGACACCATGCATTTCGCGTTGCTGTCCGGGGTGCGGGCGCGTATCGAGGAGGTCTCGCTGGAGCAGGCCGCGGAGGCCTACGAGGCGATGGACACCGGCCGCGCCCGCTACCGCATGGTGTTGACGACCTAG
- the adhE gene encoding bifunctional acetaldehyde-CoA/alcohol dehydrogenase yields MTGTLDATQLQTDVTRTAEIDAIVDTAAQAAREFRSLDQQQVDAIVEAMVRAGVRAAGELAALALEETGFGVFEDKVVKNYVATEFLHDYLRDKKSVGVIDEDVEHNIVYLAEPIGVVLAITPVTNPTSTVLFKAIVAAKTRNAVLFRPSPYAVRCCERAVEILREAAEAAGMPPGALQVIPDAAHEVTHYLFKHPKVDFIWVTGGPRIVALANQAGKPALSVGPGNAPIYIHRTADVRGAVVDILISKTFDSSVICPAEQTCIIDDEIYDPMIAEFEKMGAHLLSAGEAAKIAEFAFGCGDKMAMDAVGQKAPELAARAGFSVPPTTKILLAPLPSDVDELAGHPLVAEKLMPVLGVVRARSEQHAIDVAVLVTEHGGLGHTSAIYATDQAVIDAYSMAVRTGRILVNAPTAVGALGGVYNNLTPTFSLGCGTWGGSSTTENVNYRQLLNIKTVSQRRTPPQWFRVPSNTYFNAGALDNLRELDCETAVIVTDALSDERGVTDLLRSKLRTRHVQVFAEITPEPDESTIRRGVALLERTQPDVLIAVGGGSVLDAGKAMRLFYEHPEKTLDELTMPFLDPRKRVADYPTDRHRLQLVAVPTTSGTGSEVSPAAVLTVAGRKQTLVDYSLVPELAIVDPVLTSSMPATLTADTGVDALTHALEAAVSIFASPYTDALCAQAARLIFDALPRAYADPDDLEARTAMSNAATLAGLAFSNAFVGTNHALAHATGAAFDIPHGRANGIFLPHVLRYNAALPSKFMPAPGYSAYVAPEKYAQIGSLIFGGRTPEDSRARLFAGVDQLLGELHMPRSLREYGVNEADFLAALPSLAMTAFEDLSNRTNPRMPLVSEITELLEQGYYSSAD; encoded by the coding sequence ATGACCGGAACACTGGACGCAACACAACTTCAGACCGACGTCACCCGCACCGCCGAGATCGACGCCATCGTCGACACGGCCGCGCAGGCCGCGCGCGAGTTCCGCTCACTCGACCAACAGCAAGTCGACGCGATCGTCGAGGCGATGGTGCGTGCCGGAGTCCGCGCTGCCGGCGAGCTGGCCGCGCTGGCCCTCGAGGAGACCGGCTTCGGAGTCTTCGAGGACAAGGTCGTCAAGAACTACGTGGCCACCGAGTTCCTGCACGACTACCTGCGAGACAAGAAGTCGGTGGGAGTGATCGACGAGGACGTCGAGCACAACATCGTCTACCTCGCCGAACCGATCGGTGTGGTCCTGGCCATCACACCGGTCACCAACCCGACCTCTACCGTGCTCTTCAAGGCGATCGTGGCGGCCAAGACCCGCAACGCGGTGTTGTTCCGGCCATCGCCGTACGCGGTGCGCTGCTGTGAGCGCGCGGTCGAGATCCTGCGCGAGGCAGCCGAAGCGGCCGGTATGCCGCCCGGTGCGCTGCAGGTGATTCCCGACGCCGCCCACGAGGTGACGCACTATCTGTTCAAGCATCCCAAAGTGGACTTCATCTGGGTGACCGGCGGACCCCGCATCGTCGCGCTGGCCAACCAGGCCGGGAAGCCGGCGTTGAGCGTGGGGCCCGGAAACGCCCCGATCTACATCCACAGGACCGCCGATGTCCGCGGCGCCGTCGTCGACATCCTGATCTCGAAAACCTTTGACTCGTCGGTGATCTGCCCCGCCGAGCAGACCTGCATCATCGACGACGAGATCTACGATCCGATGATCGCCGAGTTCGAGAAGATGGGTGCTCATCTGTTGAGCGCCGGCGAGGCAGCCAAGATCGCCGAATTCGCCTTCGGTTGCGGTGACAAGATGGCGATGGACGCCGTGGGGCAGAAGGCCCCGGAACTGGCCGCCCGGGCCGGATTCAGTGTGCCGCCGACTACGAAGATCCTGCTGGCTCCGCTACCGTCGGACGTCGACGAGCTGGCCGGGCACCCGTTGGTGGCCGAGAAGTTGATGCCGGTGCTGGGGGTGGTGCGGGCGCGCTCCGAGCAGCACGCGATCGACGTCGCCGTCCTGGTCACCGAGCACGGGGGACTGGGGCACACCTCGGCGATCTACGCGACCGACCAGGCGGTGATCGACGCCTACAGCATGGCGGTGCGCACCGGCCGGATCCTGGTCAACGCGCCCACTGCGGTCGGCGCGCTCGGCGGGGTCTACAACAACCTGACGCCGACGTTCTCACTGGGCTGCGGCACCTGGGGCGGGTCGAGCACCACGGAGAACGTCAACTACCGGCAGCTGCTCAACATCAAGACCGTGTCGCAGCGCCGGACTCCGCCGCAGTGGTTCCGGGTGCCGTCCAACACCTACTTCAACGCCGGTGCACTGGACAATCTGCGTGAACTCGATTGCGAGACAGCCGTTATCGTCACCGACGCGTTGTCCGACGAGCGCGGTGTGACCGATCTGCTGCGCAGCAAGCTGCGCACCCGGCATGTCCAGGTGTTCGCCGAGATCACCCCCGAGCCCGATGAGTCGACGATTCGGCGCGGGGTGGCGCTGCTGGAGCGCACCCAACCCGACGTGCTGATCGCGGTCGGCGGCGGTTCCGTCCTCGACGCGGGCAAGGCCATGCGGCTGTTCTACGAGCACCCGGAGAAGACGCTCGACGAGCTCACCATGCCGTTCCTGGATCCGCGCAAGCGGGTGGCCGACTATCCGACCGACCGGCATCGCCTCCAATTGGTCGCTGTACCAACCACATCGGGTACCGGATCGGAGGTGTCTCCGGCCGCCGTGCTGACCGTCGCAGGCAGGAAACAGACGCTGGTCGACTACAGCCTGGTACCGGAGCTGGCGATCGTCGACCCGGTACTGACGTCGTCGATGCCGGCGACGCTGACCGCCGACACCGGGGTGGATGCGCTGACCCACGCGCTGGAGGCGGCGGTGTCGATCTTCGCCTCGCCCTACACCGATGCGCTGTGCGCGCAGGCTGCCCGGCTGATCTTCGACGCGCTACCCCGGGCCTACGCCGATCCCGACGATCTGGAGGCGCGCACCGCGATGTCGAACGCGGCCACCCTGGCCGGGCTGGCCTTCTCGAATGCGTTCGTCGGAACCAACCATGCCCTGGCGCACGCCACCGGCGCGGCCTTCGACATCCCGCACGGCAGGGCCAACGGCATCTTCCTGCCCCACGTACTGCGCTACAACGCTGCGTTGCCAAGCAAGTTCATGCCCGCGCCGGGGTATTCGGCCTATGTCGCGCCGGAGAAGTACGCCCAGATCGGCTCGCTGATCTTCGGCGGTCGAACGCCCGAGGACAGCCGCGCCCGGCTGTTCGCCGGTGTCGATCAGCTGCTAGGAGAATTGCACATGCCGCGGTCGTTGCGTGAATACGGCGTCAACGAAGCTGATTTCCTCGCAGCATTGCCCAGTCTGGCGATGACGGCCTTCGAAGACCTCAGTAACCGCACCAACCCGCGCATGCCGTTGGTCAGCGAGATCACCGAGCTACTCGAGCAGGGGTACTACAGCAGCGCCGACTAG
- the poxB gene encoding ubiquinone-dependent pyruvate dehydrogenase, translating to MPTVAQHILSSLAASGVRRVYGLPGDSLNGFTDAIRRSDDVTWQHVRHEETAAFAATADAALTGQLAVCAGSCGPGNTHLINGLYDAQRTRVPVLAIAAHIPLAEVGTGYFQETHPQELFRECSVYCELVSTPEMAPRLVEIAMRTAVEENGVAVLVIPGEVFLAKLPDRAWNIRPVLPTRSVLRPDDASLRHAAALLNAGSRVTILGGAGTAGAHAELIQLADTLKSPVVHAFRGKDHIEYDNPFDVGMTGLLGFASGYKAIKEADVLLMLGTDFPYSQFYPEDATVIQVDLRGSHLGRRTAVDLGLVGDVKDTIAALLPLLSPKADRTHLDRALHHYQRTRASLDSLAVNDRDRTPIRPEYVAGVVNRLADDDTVFTFDVGSPTIWAARYLTMNGKRRLSGSFTHGTMACALTHAIGAQTAFPGRQVVALAGDGGLSMMFGELLTLVQNNLPVKVVVFNNSSLNFVELEMKSAGVVNFGTDLKNPDFGAVAQAIGIFGRRVEQPGELEQAIADALAHPGPALIDVVVSREELTIPPAITAEQAKGFTLYAIRTILAGRGDELLDLVSTNVARRILD from the coding sequence GTGCCAACCGTTGCGCAACATATCCTTTCGTCCTTGGCCGCTAGCGGTGTACGCCGCGTCTACGGATTGCCCGGTGACAGCCTCAACGGCTTCACCGATGCCATCCGGCGATCCGACGATGTCACCTGGCAACACGTGCGCCATGAAGAGACCGCTGCCTTCGCGGCGACCGCCGATGCGGCGCTCACCGGGCAACTGGCCGTCTGCGCAGGCAGCTGCGGCCCCGGCAACACCCACCTGATCAACGGCCTCTACGACGCCCAGCGCACCCGCGTTCCGGTGCTGGCCATCGCCGCCCACATCCCGCTGGCCGAAGTCGGCACGGGATACTTCCAGGAGACCCATCCGCAGGAGCTGTTCCGCGAGTGCAGCGTCTACTGCGAGTTGGTCAGTACCCCCGAGATGGCGCCGCGACTGGTCGAGATCGCGATGCGCACCGCCGTGGAGGAAAACGGTGTCGCGGTGCTGGTGATCCCCGGCGAGGTCTTCTTGGCCAAGCTGCCCGATCGTGCCTGGAACATTCGCCCGGTTCTTCCCACCCGGTCGGTGCTGCGGCCTGACGACGCGTCGCTCCGCCACGCAGCGGCTCTGCTGAACGCGGGTTCGCGGGTGACGATCCTGGGCGGTGCCGGCACCGCGGGCGCGCACGCCGAGTTGATCCAGCTGGCCGACACGCTGAAATCGCCTGTCGTGCATGCCTTTCGCGGCAAGGACCACATCGAGTACGACAATCCCTTCGACGTGGGGATGACCGGTCTCCTCGGCTTCGCCTCCGGGTACAAGGCCATCAAGGAAGCCGACGTGCTGCTGATGCTGGGCACCGACTTCCCGTACTCACAGTTCTATCCAGAAGACGCAACCGTCATCCAGGTGGACCTGCGCGGCAGTCATCTGGGCCGGCGGACCGCCGTCGACCTCGGTCTGGTCGGTGACGTCAAGGACACCATCGCGGCACTCTTGCCGCTGCTGTCCCCCAAAGCGGACCGCACTCACCTGGACCGGGCCCTGCACCACTACCAACGCACCCGCGCGTCACTCGACTCGCTGGCGGTCAATGACCGTGACCGCACCCCGATCCGTCCGGAATACGTTGCCGGCGTGGTGAACCGGCTGGCCGATGACGACACGGTGTTCACCTTCGATGTCGGGTCGCCGACGATCTGGGCCGCGCGGTACCTGACCATGAACGGCAAACGCCGGTTGAGCGGTTCGTTCACCCACGGCACCATGGCCTGCGCGCTGACCCACGCCATCGGCGCGCAAACCGCGTTCCCCGGCCGCCAGGTCGTGGCACTGGCGGGTGATGGCGGGCTGTCGATGATGTTCGGGGAGCTGCTGACCCTGGTGCAGAACAATCTGCCCGTGAAGGTCGTCGTGTTCAACAACTCGTCACTGAACTTCGTCGAGTTGGAGATGAAGTCCGCCGGTGTGGTGAATTTCGGTACCGATCTGAAGAACCCGGACTTCGGTGCGGTCGCGCAGGCGATCGGCATCTTCGGCCGCCGCGTCGAGCAGCCGGGCGAGCTGGAACAGGCCATTGCCGACGCACTGGCGCATCCCGGCCCCGCCCTGATCGACGTGGTGGTGTCGCGCGAGGAGTTGACCATCCCGCCGGCCATCACCGCCGAGCAGGCAAAGGGATTCACGCTGTACGCGATCCGCACCATCCTGGCCGGCCGCGGTGACGAACTGCTGGACCTGGTGAGTACCAACGTCGCGCGGCGGATCCTCGACTAG
- a CDS encoding ABC transporter ATP-binding protein, whose product MKGDPLLEVTDLVVHFPIKSGIVVDREVARVHAVDGVSFTLHEGETLGLVGESGCGKSTLCRAILQLVAPTSGSVRFDGHELVGLSRRALRPLRREMQMIFQDPFASLNPRKRVGQIVGDPLELHGLASGAELKRRVQDLLDRVGLQAEHYNRYPHEFSGGQRQRIGIARALALQPKLIIADEPVSALDVSVQAQIINLLEELQDEFGLSYLFVAHDLGVVRHVSDRVAVMYLGKIVENSDSDGLYDSPLHPYTNALLSAVPIPDPRKNLDRERITLEGDVPSPIDPPPGCRFHTRCVSATEICRTEEPVLTAHGDSHVVACHHPRTS is encoded by the coding sequence ATGAAGGGCGATCCGCTGCTGGAGGTCACCGACCTCGTCGTGCATTTCCCGATCAAGTCGGGCATCGTGGTGGACCGCGAGGTGGCCCGGGTGCATGCGGTCGACGGCGTGAGTTTCACGCTGCACGAAGGTGAAACCTTGGGCTTGGTCGGTGAATCCGGCTGCGGCAAGTCGACGCTGTGCCGCGCGATCCTGCAGTTGGTGGCGCCGACGTCGGGCTCGGTCCGCTTCGACGGCCATGAGCTGGTGGGCCTGTCGCGGCGCGCGCTGCGGCCATTGCGTCGCGAGATGCAGATGATCTTCCAGGATCCGTTCGCCTCACTGAATCCGCGCAAGCGGGTGGGGCAGATCGTCGGCGATCCGTTGGAGCTACACGGTCTGGCCAGCGGCGCCGAGCTCAAGCGGCGCGTACAGGACTTGCTCGACAGGGTGGGACTGCAGGCCGAGCACTACAACCGCTACCCGCACGAGTTCTCCGGTGGACAGCGCCAGCGCATCGGCATCGCCCGGGCATTGGCGTTGCAGCCCAAGCTGATCATTGCCGACGAACCGGTGTCGGCGCTCGACGTCTCGGTGCAGGCCCAGATCATCAACCTGCTCGAGGAGCTACAGGACGAGTTCGGGCTGTCGTACCTCTTCGTCGCCCACGACCTCGGCGTGGTGCGGCATGTCTCGGATCGGGTGGCGGTGATGTACCTCGGCAAGATCGTCGAGAACTCCGACTCCGACGGTCTCTACGACAGCCCCCTGCACCCGTACACCAACGCACTGTTGTCGGCGGTGCCGATTCCCGACCCGCGCAAGAACCTCGACCGGGAACGCATCACGCTCGAAGGTGACGTGCCCAGCCCCATCGACCCGCCGCCGGGCTGCCGGTTCCATACCCGCTGCGTGTCAGCCACCGAGATCTGCCGTACCGAGGAGCCCGTGCTGACGGCCCATGGCGACAGCCATGTGGTGGCCTGCCACCACCCGCGCACCTCGTGA
- a CDS encoding ABC transporter ATP-binding protein, with product MSPILTVRDLQVSFRTDDGVVRAVDGVSFEVSPGEVVAIVGESGSGKSVTAQTLMGLTRAPNSKITGTVEFEGRDLIALSDDEFRSVRGEHIAMVFQDPMTSLNPVYRVGDQIAEMIRAHREVSKAEALSQAVELLRSVGIPNPERRVRDYPHEFSGGMRQRVMIAMALALNPELLIADEPTTALDVTIQAQILRLLEKLNADRNLSVLLITHDLGVVAELADRVVVMYGGQIVEDGPLDEIFYNPQHPYTWGLLGSIARLDEPRPQRLPQIPGQPPSLLNPPTGCRFAARCTYAFEKCTQPPALEARGGDPGHLDRCWLTAEQKVAIR from the coding sequence ATGAGTCCGATCCTCACCGTGCGCGACCTGCAGGTCAGTTTCCGCACCGATGACGGCGTGGTGCGCGCAGTCGACGGGGTGTCCTTCGAGGTGTCCCCGGGCGAGGTCGTCGCGATCGTCGGCGAATCCGGCAGCGGCAAGAGCGTCACCGCACAGACGCTGATGGGCCTGACGCGCGCGCCCAACTCCAAGATCACCGGCACGGTCGAGTTCGAAGGCCGTGACCTGATCGCCCTGTCTGACGACGAATTCCGCAGTGTGCGTGGCGAACACATCGCGATGGTGTTCCAGGACCCGATGACGTCGCTCAATCCGGTCTATCGGGTGGGCGACCAGATCGCGGAGATGATCCGGGCCCATCGCGAGGTGTCCAAGGCCGAGGCGTTGTCGCAGGCGGTGGAACTGCTCCGGTCGGTGGGCATCCCCAACCCCGAACGCCGGGTGCGCGACTACCCGCACGAGTTCTCCGGGGGCATGCGCCAGCGGGTGATGATCGCGATGGCACTGGCGCTGAACCCTGAGCTGCTGATCGCCGACGAACCGACCACCGCCCTCGACGTCACCATCCAGGCCCAGATCCTGCGGCTGCTGGAGAAACTCAACGCCGATCGCAATCTGTCGGTCCTGCTCATCACCCACGACCTCGGCGTCGTCGCCGAACTCGCCGACCGCGTCGTGGTGATGTACGGCGGACAGATCGTCGAGGACGGGCCGCTCGACGAGATCTTCTACAACCCTCAGCACCCCTACACCTGGGGTCTGCTCGGCTCCATCGCACGGCTCGACGAGCCGCGACCGCAACGGCTGCCGCAGATCCCCGGCCAGCCGCCGTCCCTGCTGAACCCGCCGACCGGCTGCCGCTTCGCTGCGCGCTGCACGTACGCCTTCGAGAAGTGCACGCAGCCACCGGCGCTGGAAGCTCGCGGCGGCGACCCCGGTCATCTGGATCGCTGCTGGCTGACCGCCGAGCAGAAGGTGGCCATCCGATGA
- a CDS encoding ABC transporter permease, with amino-acid sequence MLRFVARRLIGMIAVLFAISVIVFLIFNVIPNSDPAARIAGKNANPALIARVTADLGLDKPLPVQYLTMMKQIFTGELTSYGSSQNVAQQIWDGLPATLSLTIGAAVLWMALAIWFGYLSAVHAGRFTDRALTILALVGISMPVFWLAAILLYFFSFKTEIFPTGSYVPLTEDPLQWAYHLILPWITLAVLYVGFYSRVLRSNMLDAMNEDYVRTARAKGISERQVRIRHVLRNSMIPIVTLFGLDFGAVVGGGAILTETVFNINGVGLYAGQAIGKLDLPPLMAVTMFGAFFIVLFNTIVDILYAVLDPRIRLGEAAPV; translated from the coding sequence ATGCTCCGATTCGTCGCCAGAAGGCTCATCGGCATGATCGCGGTGCTGTTCGCGATCTCGGTGATCGTGTTCCTGATCTTCAACGTCATCCCTAACTCCGACCCGGCGGCGCGTATCGCCGGCAAGAACGCCAACCCGGCATTGATCGCCCGGGTGACCGCCGACCTCGGACTCGACAAGCCGCTGCCGGTTCAGTACCTGACGATGATGAAGCAGATCTTCACCGGCGAGCTGACCTCCTACGGCAGTAGTCAGAATGTCGCCCAACAGATTTGGGACGGCCTGCCCGCCACGCTCTCGCTGACCATCGGGGCCGCGGTGCTGTGGATGGCGCTGGCCATCTGGTTCGGCTACCTCAGCGCGGTGCATGCCGGCCGGTTCACCGACCGAGCGCTGACCATCCTGGCGCTGGTCGGCATCTCGATGCCGGTGTTCTGGCTCGCGGCAATCCTGTTGTACTTCTTCAGCTTCAAGACCGAGATCTTTCCGACCGGCTCCTACGTGCCGTTGACCGAGGATCCGCTGCAATGGGCGTATCACCTGATCCTGCCGTGGATCACGCTGGCAGTGCTCTACGTCGGCTTCTACAGCCGCGTGCTGCGGTCGAACATGCTCGACGCCATGAACGAGGACTACGTGCGCACGGCCCGGGCCAAGGGCATCAGCGAACGGCAGGTGCGGATCCGGCACGTGTTGCGCAACTCGATGATCCCGATCGTCACACTGTTCGGATTGGACTTCGGCGCCGTGGTGGGCGGCGGGGCGATCCTGACCGAAACGGTGTTCAACATCAACGGCGTCGGTCTGTACGCAGGCCAGGCGATCGGGAAGCTGGACCTGCCGCCGCTGATGGCGGTGACGATGTTCGGGGCGTTCTTCATCGTGCTGTTCAACACGATCGTCGACATCCTGTATGCGGTGCTGGATCCCCGGATCCGGCTCGGTGAGGCGGCGCCGGTATGA